In a single window of the Cyanobacteria bacterium QS_8_64_29 genome:
- a CDS encoding MFS transporter, protein MPERARRRWSPALNRTIWILAAGRLLSQVGTGFTLFYAPIFFVNQVGLSATRVGAALGSGQISGIAGRFWGGSLSDAARWGRRRTLLLSAAVSALADVALALTDGFGLLLLGNLLMGLGVGLYWPATEAVVADLTAPAERNEAFAITRLADSLGLSVGVVLGGGLIASAGAYRALFAIDGLSFLAFFAVIYWAVPETRRPQAAGGDNRWGQNWLAALRDRALMVYAAANVLFTTYIAQIQSTLPLYLRNYVAGTEGEAGLSATTLGGAFTWHIAFAALVQLPVVRALNRVSRVRALAVSLLLWALGFGLVWAAGQLAAGALVAVVLALAVLALGIVTYTPSASALVADIAPEARRGVYLSVNSQCWAIGYLIGPPLGGWALDRARYVTDGFWLVAAASTLAGMLILRALARLLRRRLVE, encoded by the coding sequence ATGCCCGAGCGAGCGCGACGCCGCTGGTCGCCGGCCCTCAACCGCACTATCTGGATTCTGGCGGCGGGCCGCTTGCTATCGCAAGTGGGCACGGGCTTCACGCTGTTCTACGCTCCCATCTTTTTTGTTAACCAAGTCGGGCTCTCGGCGACGCGCGTGGGCGCTGCCTTGGGCAGTGGCCAGATCTCGGGGATTGCGGGGCGCTTTTGGGGCGGCTCGCTGTCCGATGCGGCGCGCTGGGGCCGGCGGCGAACGCTGCTGCTGTCGGCGGCGGTCTCGGCGCTGGCGGATGTGGCGCTGGCCCTGACCGATGGCTTTGGGCTGCTGCTGCTGGGCAACCTGCTCATGGGGTTGGGGGTGGGGCTGTATTGGCCGGCTACCGAGGCGGTGGTGGCCGATCTGACAGCGCCGGCCGAGCGCAACGAGGCCTTTGCCATCACGCGCTTGGCCGACAGCTTGGGGCTGAGCGTGGGTGTGGTCCTGGGTGGGGGACTGATCGCCTCGGCTGGGGCTTACCGGGCGCTGTTTGCCATCGACGGGCTGTCGTTTCTGGCTTTTTTTGCCGTCATTTACTGGGCCGTGCCCGAGACCCGCCGCCCGCAAGCTGCCGGCGGCGACAACCGCTGGGGCCAAAACTGGCTGGCCGCGTTGCGCGATCGCGCCTTGATGGTCTATGCGGCCGCCAACGTGCTGTTCACCACCTACATTGCCCAAATCCAGAGCACCCTGCCGCTGTACCTGCGCAACTACGTCGCCGGCACTGAGGGCGAGGCGGGCCTGAGCGCCACCACCTTGGGCGGGGCATTTACCTGGCACATTGCCTTTGCCGCGCTGGTGCAGCTACCAGTGGTCCGCGCGCTCAACCGGGTCAGCCGAGTGCGGGCGCTGGCGGTGTCGCTGCTGCTGTGGGCGCTGGGGTTTGGCTTGGTCTGGGCGGCCGGCCAGCTTGCGGCCGGTGCGCTCGTGGCCGTGGTGCTGGCGTTGGCGGTCCTGGCGCTGGGCATTGTCACCTACACGCCCTCGGCCTCTGCCCTAGTGGCGGACATTGCCCCCGAGGCCCGCCGCGGCGTCTATTTGTCCGTCAACTCGCAGTGTTGGGCGATCGGCTATCTCATCGGCCCGCCGCTGGGCGGGTGGGCGCTCGATCGCGCCCGCTACGTCACCGACGGCTTTTGGCTGGTGGCGGCAGCCAGCACCCTGGCCGGCATGCTGAT